The Terrirubrum flagellatum nucleotide sequence GCGCATGAGATCGGCGAGGCTGTCCTGAATCGCCGCCTCGACCTCTGAATCGAGCGCCGACGTCGCCTCGTCGAGAACGAGGATCGGCGCATCTTTAAGAATGACGCGCGCGATTGCGATGCGCTGGCGCTGGCCGCCCGACAGTTTCACGCCGCGCTCGCCGACATGGGCGTCATAGCCCTCGCGCCCGAACGAATCCTGCAAGCCCGTGATGAAGCCCGCCGCCTGCGCCCTCTCTGCCGCCGCCACAACCATCTCGTCGGTCGCCTCCGGCCGGCCGTAGGTGATGTTGTCGCGGATCGAGCGATGCAGCAGCGACGTGTCCTGCGTCACGACCGAGATCGCGCCGCGCAAGGTTTCCTGCGTGACGTCGCTGACATTCTGCTGATCGATCGTGATCGCGCCGCTCTCGACATCATGGAAGCGCAACAGCAGGCTGACGATCGTCGACTTGCCAGCGCCAGAGCGTCCGACAAGGCCCACCTTCTCGCCGGCGCGCACGGTCAACGAGAGATCATCGATAATGGGAATGTCGGTGCGGCCATAGCCGAAGCTGACATGATCGAATTTGATCTCGCCGCCCGCCATGGCGAGAGGCTGCGCGTCCTTTTCATCCTGCATGGTCAGCGGCTTTGCGATCGAGAGCATGCTCTCCTGCACCATGCCCACATTCTCGAAGATGCCCTGGATCTCGAACGCCACCCAGCCCGACATGGCGATGATCTGCGACGTCAGCGGCAGCGCCATGGCGAGCGTGCCGATATCGACGCGGCCATGAGTCCACAGCCACACTGCGATGGCGCCGGTCGCGGTCAGCAGGATCGCGTTGAGAATCGTCAACAGCGATACGAACAGGGTGTTCATACGCATCTGCGCCATGAACGCGTCGCTCAACTCGACCATGCTGTCGCGGACATAGCGATCCTCGTCCGCATTCTTCGCGAACAGCTTGACGGTGAGGATGTTGGAGTAACTGTCGACCACCTTGCCGGTCACGGCCGAACGCTTCTCCGACGCCGCGCGAGAGAGATCGCGCATGCGAGGAATGCTCAGCGCCATCAACGCCATGTAGAGCGCGAACCAGACAACCATCGGCGCGGCGAGCCGCCAGTCCTGCGCCAGCATCAGCGCGACCGAACCGAGACCATAGAAGATGATGTGCAGCACCGAGCGGATCAGCGCGACCAGCGTCTCGCGGACCGCCGGCCCCGCCTGCATCACGCGATTGGCGATGCGGCCGGCGAAATCGCTCTGGAAGAATCCGAGCGACTGGCGCACGACGTGGAAATGGCTCTGCCAGCGGATCATCGTGTTGAAAGGCGGCACGATCGTCTGGTTCACGATCAGGCGCTGGACGTAGAGCGTGAAGGGACGCAGCACGAGAACGACGAACACCATCGTCGCCAGCGTCGGCCAGGCGTCCTGGAGCAGGGAATCGCGCGGCGTCGTCTCCAGCACATGCACGAGCCGGCCGATGAAATAAGGCACCGACGTTTCAAGAAAAGCGAGCGCGATGCTGACGACGACGAGCAGCGCGAACACGCCTTTCGCCTGCGAGAGGAACCGCCAATAGAACGCAATCAACCGATCCGGCGGATCGCCGGCGGGCGGAGGCGCAACAGGGTCAAGGCGGGTCTCGAGGAACCGGCGCATTGCTCATCCTGGGGTAGGACTCGCAAAGCGCGGGCCGGCGTGACGGCGCAAGGCTGAGTCGGACCTCATATTGGCGCGTTGCGCGAACGGAGTCGATTTTCGACCGCGAAAATCGGCGCTGCGTCAGGCGCAGACCCACGCTCTTGCCAATGTTCCCGATCCGTTCCAGAGGCGCATACGTTTGAGGCGAGCTTCTCGACTATGCGGCTTCGCCCTTCCTTCCCTCCATCTCGCATGCGTCTCAGCCGATAGTCCGAGTATCGGCCATTTGGCGCCTCTATTTTTGAATGAGGCTCAAGCGTTTCCGCGCGTCTGAATAGCGCGTGAGAGCCAGTTCGGCATCTTCCAACTGACCTATAAGATAATGAGCTCCATAGAATGTTACGACATCAACGATGAATTTCCGCCCTTGCTTCATCATGTGAACTCGGAATTCCCCACGTCTAAACGTCACTTGAGTTTCTTCGGCGGACAGAGCCTTATCCCAGCAATTCATGATTTCCGCCGCGTCATCCAAACTAATTTTGTTGCTAGTGGACGCGTCCCAAGCTTCAATAAAAAATCGCGCTATCCCTTCATTCCGCGCAGGCAAGAACAAAAAACACTTTCCCCGAAGCAAATCAACTCTTTCACCCTCTGTAAACAGACGCGACAGCCAGTCGACACATTTAACCATGAGCTTTCGGCGCCATCGGCGGCTGACGGCAATCATTTTACGCTCCAAAATTAAGCGCCGGCTCGAAGACACTTCGCGCGCCGCGTAAGAAAGGCTTCGCTGGAAGGGCAATTGGCGCCCGAGTCCTGTCGGAGAATCTATTTTCTTCGCAGCCACGACTCCGGCACGGAAAGCGCTACCGCTAGTTTTTTCAACGTGTCGTCGGCGCCGATCCGCCGCCCCGCCTCGATATCGGAGATGAAACCCTGCCCGACGCCAGACAGATTACTCAGCTCCGTTTGCGTAAGACTGCGCCATTTTCGCAGGGCCCTCAGGAGGGTGTGTCCGTCGAGCAGCATGGCGCTGACGTCCGCCGGCAATAACTCCTCTTCACCCGACGCCAACTCCAGCTTACGCCGATCATAGGTCGCGACGTCGTTCTCATCTTCCTCCACGTCAGCCGCGGCAGCGACAAGCGCATTGTAGTCAGCGCGCGAGAGCACCACCATTTCCTCGCCGGTGGGGCTCTTGATAATCTGAACCTCAGCCATGGCGACCTCCTTCACTCTTTCGATAAGTCGTGGTCTGCCGGAGACCTACATAGATTGCGAGAATCGTCCGGGAGTCTTCGTCGAAGATCACCCGATATCGTCCGACCCGGAGACGCAGACCGCCCCGTCCCGACAATCGCTTCACATCGCCCTCGCCTGAAATCGCGTAGCGAGACAACGCGTCAGCTACCTGTTCCCGCGCGTCCGGCGGAAGCGCATCGAGATCCTTTGCCGCCGCAGTGGTGAAGACAATTGTTTTCAAGCCACCAATATCGCACATTGCGCGATATTTTGCAAGAGCCAGCGATAATCGCGATATTCCTGTGCTCTTCGCGCGCGTTCGGCGCGGGGCTATCGCGCCGCCAAAAGGCTCTACGCGCCCGCCGCCGCGAACGTCTTCTCCGCCGCGCTCTGCAAACTGCGCTGGTGCGCGCGCGCCGCGGCGACGTCACCAGCCTTCGCCGCCTTCTCGATCGATTCCGCCACCTGCGCCAGCTTTTGCGCGCCAACCATGCGCGCCGAACCTTTCATGCGATGGGCGATCTCGGCGATGGTCGAGGAGTTTCCATCGCCGAACGCATGATCGATGTCGGACAGCGAGGCGCGCGTCGTCTCGACAAAGGTCCCGATGAGCCGCGCAATCGTCGCGTCATCATCGCCGAAGAGATCAGCCAGCACGCTTCGATCCAGCGCCGCTTCGCTCTTGTCGGCTGCATCGTTCATTTTCGCTTGATCTCCTGCGCCGGCGCGCTCGAGCCATCGATCGATGGTGGCGCGAAGTTTGTCGAGCGGCACGGGCTTGGCGAGATAATCGTCCATGCCCGCCGCGAGGCAGCGATCGGATTCGCCGGCAAGCGCGTTCGCGGTCAGGGCGACGATCGGCGTGCGGTGGGCGCCGCCCTCTTCCGCCGCGCGGATCGCCGCGGTCAATCCAAAGCCATCGAGAACAGGCATGTGGCAGTCAGTGATCACGAGTCGGTGCCGGCCCCCCTGCCACAACGCAAAAGCGGTCGATCCATTATCGGCCTCGTCTGTCGCATGACCGAGAAGTTCGAGCTGGCGGCGGATCACTTCGCGATTCACGGGATGATCGTCGACGATGAGAATCTCCGCGCCCGACGGCTTCGCCGTCGCAGCTCTGTCGGCGCGCGGCGCCGCGCCGTTCGCTTTCGCGCGCCCGGCGGGCGAGCCTGGCGCGTCGGAGCCAACTTCTTCCGCGCCGCGCGCCCATCTTCCGCTCGTATCGAACGCCGCAGACGCGGACGCCTTGAATGATCGACCATCGAGGCTGGCTGCGGCCGCGACGATGCTCTCGACGCGCCACGGCATGCCGACGGAGCGGCTTGTCTCATCGCCGGGCTTCGCGTCCCACCCATCGAGAAAGATATGCCGCGCCGGGCCGCGCCGACGGTCGATGGCGCCGGGTGCCGACCAGGCCGCGCGTTCGGCGACGAGCATGTCGCAGGCGAGGCCCATATTGGCGCTGTGACCGCTGTCGAGATCGGCGCTGAGGATTTCAACCGACGCGCCGCGCTGGCTCAAATGTCCGGCAAGCCGCTTGGCCGCATCGGTGTCGGCCATGGCGACGGCGATCGAAAGGCCGGCCAGCACCTGCGGACGCGCAGACTGCTTCGCCGCCGAGACGATCGGGATTTCGACGATGAAGACGGAGCCATGGCCTGGCGCGCTCTGCGCCGTAACGGTTCCGCCCATGAGATTGACAAGGCGAGCGACGATCGACAGGCCAAGACCCGTGCCGCCGAAACGGCGCGTCGTGGTCGCATCGGCCTGCTCGAAAGGCGTGAACAGACGGTCGCGCTGTTCCCCCGTCATGCCGATGCCGGTGTCGCCGACGGTCAGACGCATGAAGGCGTCGCCATCGCGCGCGATGCTTTCGGCGACGATGCTGACGGAGCCTGCTTCGGTGAACTTGATGCCGTTGCCGACGAGATTGAAGAGAATCTGCCGGAGCCGCGTGGGGTCGCCGACGATCTTTTCCGGCAGCAGCGGATCGACCTCGGCGTAAAGCGAAAGCCCCTTGCGTCTTGCGCCCTCCGTCATCGTCTCCGCGACGCCTTCGACGAGGCTGAGCAGATCGACGTCGACCTTCTCCAGTTCAAGCCGGCCGGCCTCGATCTTGGAGAAGTCGAGCACGTCGTCGATGATGTTCAGGAGCGATGTGGCCGAAGAGCGCGCAAGCTTCACCTGCGTGCGCTGACGTTCGGCGAGATCGCCATGTTCGATCACTTCGAGCATGCCGAGCACGCCATTCATCGGCGTGCGGATTTCGTGGCTCATGGTCGCGAGGAAGGTCGATTTCGCCTGGTTTGCGGCTTCAGCGTCGGCGCGCGCCTTGTCGGCCGTATCGCGCGCCGCCTCAAGCGCGACGACGAGACGATCAAGCTCGATCTCGCGGTTTTTCATCTCGGTGATGTCGACGAGGATCGCGACCGTGTTGCCGTTGGCGCTGCGCTGGCGCGTCATCTGCACCCAGCGGCCGGTGATGGTCTCCACCGTCGTCTGCGAGAGCCGCGCAGCGGCGTTGGCCTTGTCGATGCGGCGATCCGAAATCCATTCTTCGGACTTCATGTCGACGCCGCGGAGAATGCCTCTTGAGATCGCCACGCGCACGAGATCGCCGAAGCGCGCGCCAACCTTCAGCACGTCCTCGAGGCCCGGCAGCATTTCGTTGAGATGCTCGTTCCAGACGATCAGGCGCGAATCTGAATCGCACAGCAGAAAGCCGCTGCCGAGGCTGTCGACGGCGTCCTGCAGGCGGTCCTGCGCGTCACGCACCGCCTGCTCGGTCTTCTTCATGTCGCTGACGTCAGTGAAAACCGACACGACATGGTTGGCCTTGGTCACCTGTTTCTCGATATGCACCCAGCGCCCGTCATCGACTCGCGTGACGATGCGCTCATTCGGCTGGCGATGATGCCTGATACGGAATTTCAGCCACTCCTCTTCGCGCCCGCGCGCTTCCGGGATCTGTCCCGCAGCAACGGCGGCCCGGAGCATTTCCTCGAAATTGGCGCCGGGCTTGCGGAAACCATCGATGCTCGGGGTCAGCTCCTCATAACGCTTGTTGCAGATGACGAGGCGATCCTGCTCGTCATAGATCGCAAAGCCGCTGGCGAGACCTTCGATCGCGTCCTGCAGAAGTTCGGTGGCCTTGGTGACCTCCTCCTCCTTCTGCTTGATCTCGGTGATATCGGTGAACACGGCGACCATGTCGCCGCCGCTGGTGCGCCGCTTGTTGAGCTGGATCCACCGTCCATCCGGCACGCGGTTGATCTGATAACCTTCCGGCAGCCTGTGATAGGCGACGCGCTGGGCGATCCATTCCTCTTCGCGGCCAATGGCGTTCGCGATCATGCCGCGCTCAACGGACGTGCGAATGATGTCCTCGAACTTCGCGCCTTTCCTGATCACGTCGGAGACGCCGGGCGCGAACTCCTCGAAGCGCTTGTTCCAGATCACCAGGCGATCTTCCGCGTCGTAAAGCGCAAAGCCGCTGGCGAGGCTTTCGATCGCATCGCGCAGCAGTTCTGTGGCCTTGGTGACCTCCTGCTCCTTCTGCTTGATCTCGGTGATGTCGGTGAAAACGGAGACGGTGTCGCCGCCGGCGGTGCGGCGCTTGTTGAGCTGCACCCAACGGCCGTCAGGTAACTGGTTGATGAGATAGCCTTCGGGCTCGCTGTGATAAACCAGCCGCTCGTGCAGCCACGCCTCTTCATTGCCGATCGCGTCGCGGAACTGTCCCTTGTCCGCCGCCGCCTGCACGATGTCGGAGAATTTCGCGCCGACCTTGAGGAAGTCCGAAATGCCCGGCGTGAATTCCTCGAAACGCTTGTTCCAGATCACCAGGCGATCGTCGGAATCATAAAGCGCGAAGCCGCTCGCAAGCCCCTCGATCGCTCCCTGCAGGCGCTCGCGCGCCTTCTGCACCTCATCCTCGATCTCCTTCATCTCGGTGAGATCGCGATAATAGGCGAGCAGTTCGCCGCCCGGCAGCGGCTTGAAGTTGAACTCGATGTAGCGGCCGGACGCGGCCCAGCGATGGTAGCGGACGCCGCCGGGCGTCCACATGCGCTCCAGTCCCGCTTGCACATAAGGTTCGGGATCGCCAGGACCGAAATCGCCGCGCACCGCCTGATAGCGCAGAATGTCTTCCGCCGCCGAGCCGACCTGCGCGACTTCGGGCGGGAAGCGCTGGAACGAGACGAGCTGCCGGTTCCACATCAGCCAGCGCTTGTCCTTGTCGAACAGCATCACGCCGTCGGGCAGATTGTCGAGCACCGTCTGGAATACATTGCGCGAGCGCTCAACCTCGATCATCGCGTTCTTGAACACGTCGGCGGCGCGCGCCATCTGGCCGAGTTCGTTGCGGGCGCGCGTGAAGGGAACACGCGTGTCGAGATTGCCCGACGCCAGCGCATCGAGAGTCTTGGTGATCACGCGGATCGGCCGCACCGTGCGGCGGAACGCGTACCAGACGCCGAGAAGCCCGATGCCGATCGCCAGCGACGCGAACAGGATGGTCCATTGCCGCGCGCGGCCGAAAGTCTCGTTCACGCTCGCCGCGACCGCCGCCTCCGCCTGCTGCGCGCGAGCGCGCAATTGATCCGACAGCGCCTGAACCAGACCATTCTCCTGATCGAGAATGCGGTCGAGATTGGATTCGTCCTGAGTGATGCGATCGAGATCGGCGAGAAGAGCGCCCTGCGGCTCGATCGCGTCGCGAACTCCCGCGACCGCCTCGCGATCCCGCTGTTCGCGCAAGGTGAGCTGAAGGCGCCGCGTCGCTGCGTTCAGCTCCGTCCAGCGCTCGCCCATCGCCGCAAGCGAGGAGGCTCGACGCGTGATCAACCAGGCGAGCACGTCGCCCTGCGCCTGGAGAAGGCTTTCACGCAGGCGAAGCGCGCGATTCGATCCCTCGAAATCGCCGAACTCGAAGGCGCGCGGCCCGATCTCGTCGAGCGTCGCCAGCGCCTTGGCGCCGAGCATCACGAAGCGTTCCGATGTCTGACTGCGCCTCTCCCGCAAATCGCCAAGCGTCGCGATGACGTCGCGCAACAAATCGAGCCGCGCCCGCATCGCTTCAACGACTTCACCGAAACCGACTTCGCGCAAGGTGAGCGAGCCCGAGTCCACGCGCGACGCGAGAGCCTGCGCCGCGTCGAGCATGCGCGTCCGTTCGACCGGACGCCCGGTCGCAAGATATTCATTGGCGGCGACGCGCAGGCGCAGCAGATTTTCATCGATCGAAGCGGCCGTCTGCACGACCGCGTCGTAGGATTGCTGCCGCGCATAACCCGCAGCGATGGCGCGCAAACCAAGCACGGCGCTGACCGCGCCAATCACGATGATGAGGCAGAGAAGCGCGACGCCGCCGCCGATGAGAAGGCTGATCTCTCGCGCGCGCAGCCGATCGCGCAACGCCTCAAGCCCGCCGATCGGCGAGGAGGAAGACTGCGCGGGGGGAGCCTCGGTCATTGCGTAGCCGCCAGCCAGACGTTTCGTTAGTCCGGCTTGATCTTAGCGTCGCGCACCACGACGCTCCATCGGTCGCTTTCCTCTTCGATCAAGGCGGCGAAGGCCGACGGTCCGACGGGCACGGGCGACGCGCCCATCGCTTCGAACTGCTTCTGGATTTCGGAGCTGCGGAAGACGTCAAAGATCGCCGCGGTCTGGGCGTCCCGGACGGCGACCGGCGTCGCGGCGGGGGCCAGAAGCCCGAACCAGGCCGAAACATAGAGGCCGGGATAGCCCAGTTCGGACAGGATCGGCGTGTCCGGCAGCATCGACAGGCGCTCCGGCCCCATGACCGCGAGCGGCGTGAGCAGCCCCGACTTCACATGCTGGACGATGTTCGAGCCGGTCTCGAAGAGCACCTCGATGTCGCCGCGGATGAGCGCCTCCTGCATCGGCCCATCGCCTGCGAACGGCACATGCAGCATCTTGAAACCGACATTGAGCCGGAAAATCTCGCCGGCGACGTGCTGGATCGAGCCGTTGCCGGAGGAGCCGAAGACCAGTTCGCGCGAGCGCGCCAGCTTGATGAAATCGGCCAGCGTCCTCACCCCGAAGCGCGACACGATGCAGATCACGAGCGGGTAGCGCGTAATCCCGGCAACGGGGGCGAGATCCTTCAGCGGATCGAAATAGCTGCGCGGATTGATGTGCTGATTGATGGCCAGCGGGCCGGGATGGCCGAGCAGCAGCGTGTGGCCGTCTGCGTCGGAACGAACGACGTGAAGGGTCGCGACATTGCCGCCGGCGCCCGGCCGGTAGTCGAGTTCGACCGGGGCGCCGAGCCGTTCGGCGAGCGGCCCCATCAGCGGCGCCATGGTGGCCGTGCCCGCTCCGCCCGGCGGAAAGGGGATCACGACGCGATAGGGCCGCGGATCCTGCGCGCCTGCAGCCGGGACGGTCGACAGGACCGCGGACGCGCCGCCAAGGCCCCGCAACAGCGACCGGCGGGTGATCGGAAACAACGTCTCAACAGTCATCAGACGAACAAAAAACCCTGTCTTGTACGCAACGGACAAAGCCGGCGCGGAACGCCCGCATCAAGTTCCGGATTCTGGGCGCCGGCTGTATCGTCAGGGTTTCGCGGACAGGCGTTTCTTGTTTCGTCTGTTTCGCGGCTAAGGGCTGAATCGCCGTCGCCCGAGAGGGGCGCAGAGGACCGAAAGGGGAACATCGCGGTTTCCTCCGCATTGGGGCTCACGCGCGGACGCCTCCCGTCCGCCCGGAACCGAGCATGAACGCGCCCTCCTCCCGATTCGCATTCACCCGCCTGCCGCGCTTCGACGACGTCGAGCCAACGGCGCGCGACGTGAACGCATCGGAGCATGATCTCATCGTGCGCTACGCCATCGTCGGCATCTTCGCGATCCTCGCGATTGCGGCGCTGCGGGAGTCGAAAGTCATCGCGCTTCCCATCGCCGCCGGCGTGATCTTCGGTCTGGTGCTCGGGCCGGCGGTCGATTGGATGGTGCGCCGGAACATTCCGCAGCATCTGGCGGCCGCGTCGATCGTGATCGTCGGCTTCATCATCGGCGTT carries:
- a CDS encoding tripartite tricarboxylate transporter substrate binding protein — encoded protein: MTVETLFPITRRSLLRGLGGASAVLSTVPAAGAQDPRPYRVVIPFPPGGAGTATMAPLMGPLAERLGAPVELDYRPGAGGNVATLHVVRSDADGHTLLLGHPGPLAINQHINPRSYFDPLKDLAPVAGITRYPLVICIVSRFGVRTLADFIKLARSRELVFGSSGNGSIQHVAGEIFRLNVGFKMLHVPFAGDGPMQEALIRGDIEVLFETGSNIVQHVKSGLLTPLAVMGPERLSMLPDTPILSELGYPGLYVSAWFGLLAPAATPVAVRDAQTAAIFDVFRSSEIQKQFEAMGASPVPVGPSAFAALIEEESDRWSVVVRDAKIKPD
- a CDS encoding plasmid stabilization protein, which translates into the protein MCDIGGLKTIVFTTAAAKDLDALPPDAREQVADALSRYAISGEGDVKRLSGRGGLRLRVGRYRVIFDEDSRTILAIYVGLRQTTTYRKSEGGRHG
- a CDS encoding helix-turn-helix transcriptional regulator, encoding MAEVQIIKSPTGEEMVVLSRADYNALVAAAADVEEDENDVATYDRRKLELASGEEELLPADVSAMLLDGHTLLRALRKWRSLTQTELSNLSGVGQGFISDIEAGRRIGADDTLKKLAVALSVPESWLRRK
- a CDS encoding PAS-domain containing protein, whose product is MTEAPPAQSSSSPIGGLEALRDRLRAREISLLIGGGVALLCLIIVIGAVSAVLGLRAIAAGYARQQSYDAVVQTAASIDENLLRLRVAANEYLATGRPVERTRMLDAAQALASRVDSGSLTLREVGFGEVVEAMRARLDLLRDVIATLGDLRERRSQTSERFVMLGAKALATLDEIGPRAFEFGDFEGSNRALRLRESLLQAQGDVLAWLITRRASSLAAMGERWTELNAATRRLQLTLREQRDREAVAGVRDAIEPQGALLADLDRITQDESNLDRILDQENGLVQALSDQLRARAQQAEAAVAASVNETFGRARQWTILFASLAIGIGLLGVWYAFRRTVRPIRVITKTLDALASGNLDTRVPFTRARNELGQMARAADVFKNAMIEVERSRNVFQTVLDNLPDGVMLFDKDKRWLMWNRQLVSFQRFPPEVAQVGSAAEDILRYQAVRGDFGPGDPEPYVQAGLERMWTPGGVRYHRWAASGRYIEFNFKPLPGGELLAYYRDLTEMKEIEDEVQKARERLQGAIEGLASGFALYDSDDRLVIWNKRFEEFTPGISDFLKVGAKFSDIVQAAADKGQFRDAIGNEEAWLHERLVYHSEPEGYLINQLPDGRWVQLNKRRTAGGDTVSVFTDITEIKQKEQEVTKATELLRDAIESLASGFALYDAEDRLVIWNKRFEEFAPGVSDVIRKGAKFEDIIRTSVERGMIANAIGREEEWIAQRVAYHRLPEGYQINRVPDGRWIQLNKRRTSGGDMVAVFTDITEIKQKEEEVTKATELLQDAIEGLASGFAIYDEQDRLVICNKRYEELTPSIDGFRKPGANFEEMLRAAVAAGQIPEARGREEEWLKFRIRHHRQPNERIVTRVDDGRWVHIEKQVTKANHVVSVFTDVSDMKKTEQAVRDAQDRLQDAVDSLGSGFLLCDSDSRLIVWNEHLNEMLPGLEDVLKVGARFGDLVRVAISRGILRGVDMKSEEWISDRRIDKANAAARLSQTTVETITGRWVQMTRQRSANGNTVAILVDITEMKNREIELDRLVVALEAARDTADKARADAEAANQAKSTFLATMSHEIRTPMNGVLGMLEVIEHGDLAERQRTQVKLARSSATSLLNIIDDVLDFSKIEAGRLELEKVDVDLLSLVEGVAETMTEGARRKGLSLYAEVDPLLPEKIVGDPTRLRQILFNLVGNGIKFTEAGSVSIVAESIARDGDAFMRLTVGDTGIGMTGEQRDRLFTPFEQADATTTRRFGGTGLGLSIVARLVNLMGGTVTAQSAPGHGSVFIVEIPIVSAAKQSARPQVLAGLSIAVAMADTDAAKRLAGHLSQRGASVEILSADLDSGHSANMGLACDMLVAERAAWSAPGAIDRRRGPARHIFLDGWDAKPGDETSRSVGMPWRVESIVAAAASLDGRSFKASASAAFDTSGRWARGAEEVGSDAPGSPAGRAKANGAAPRADRAATAKPSGAEILIVDDHPVNREVIRRQLELLGHATDEADNGSTAFALWQGGRHRLVITDCHMPVLDGFGLTAAIRAAEEGGAHRTPIVALTANALAGESDRCLAAGMDDYLAKPVPLDKLRATIDRWLERAGAGDQAKMNDAADKSEAALDRSVLADLFGDDDATIARLIGTFVETTRASLSDIDHAFGDGNSSTIAEIAHRMKGSARMVGAQKLAQVAESIEKAAKAGDVAAARAHQRSLQSAAEKTFAAAGA
- a CDS encoding ABC transporter ATP-binding protein, which gives rise to MRRFLETRLDPVAPPPAGDPPDRLIAFYWRFLSQAKGVFALLVVVSIALAFLETSVPYFIGRLVHVLETTPRDSLLQDAWPTLATMVFVVLVLRPFTLYVQRLIVNQTIVPPFNTMIRWQSHFHVVRQSLGFFQSDFAGRIANRVMQAGPAVRETLVALIRSVLHIIFYGLGSVALMLAQDWRLAAPMVVWFALYMALMALSIPRMRDLSRAASEKRSAVTGKVVDSYSNILTVKLFAKNADEDRYVRDSMVELSDAFMAQMRMNTLFVSLLTILNAILLTATGAIAVWLWTHGRVDIGTLAMALPLTSQIIAMSGWVAFEIQGIFENVGMVQESMLSIAKPLTMQDEKDAQPLAMAGGEIKFDHVSFGYGRTDIPIIDDLSLTVRAGEKVGLVGRSGAGKSTIVSLLLRFHDVESGAITIDQQNVSDVTQETLRGAISVVTQDTSLLHRSIRDNITYGRPEATDEMVVAAAERAQAAGFITGLQDSFGREGYDAHVGERGVKLSGGQRQRIAIARVILKDAPILVLDEATSALDSEVEAAIQDSLADLMRGKTVIAIAHRLSTLQIMDRLIVMDRGRIIEEGTHADLIARNGLYAELWARQSGGFIIEPKMSAKAAE